CTACCTGCTGTCTCTGCACTAGGCGTTGTTCTGTGTTGAACTATCTCTTTCATATTCTACATTGTGCTACGTCCTGGTGGTTTGTTTGTTATTCTGAATCGTTACACTATATCCTAGCAGCAGCCCTATTAATAGCTGGGCTCATTTCTCACAAAATCacaaaaactgaaaacagctctACCAGTTCCTTCTCTCTGTCCCTATTGAACATTTATTCCTTCCCACACACCTGTAATGCAGCAGCTCTTCCATAGAGAAGAGTGCTGTATTCAGCCAGGCTCAGTGCTTGGAACTGCTATTACATCTGATGGCTGCACACACTATCTCTATCACTCATCATTTGCGTTATCGCACAGGGCAAACTTCTGCCTCAAATAAGCAGGTGAAACTCCCCTGGGAATCTCTGGGCAAATTCCCCTGGGATGTAACCAGTGATGTAAATGACACGGCAGAGGCCTGGGTAGTCCATCAGTTGTAAAGgcacaactctcattgaagtGGTAGGATAATCTAGCTCTGGGTATAACTAAATTGGTGAGAAAATGGCTGTAAGTGGTGACAAAAAACTTTAATCTAATTTAATTCTCTGGGTCTTCAAAACCAGTGAATTTAGGATGCAGGCAGTTCCGATGCCCCTGTAGTTGTGCCAAGGCTGGATTTGCCCTTTTCTGTCTGTTCTGGAAATTGAGTAAAAGAGTAAAAGCAGCTGACTCAGAGCAGTCAGTGGGTGCATTTAAAAACTGTCTGAGTTCTAAGCTCATTTTTTCAGCAAGGTCCTGAACTTTTAAAGCAAGATTCCCAATTTGGTGTCTGTGCTAACGATGTGCGCTGTTTGCACAGAGGGACTGTAAATAAAGCTTAACAATCTgtttgaaaatgaaactgacagtTCTGTCCAGCTCTATCAAAGTCTGGCTATTTGACCTGGCATGGAAGCATCTGATGTTACTCAATTTTGTCTAACCATTTGTGCCCTACCTGCCTGGGTCTAAAATCCCTTTAGATTGCCACCTTCACATCGGGTCAGTGTTTGGATGGGAAACATCCTCTAGTACAGGATGTAGTGTCACCTGCTATGTCCTATCACCCTGCATCAGCCCCAAATGCCCATCCTGGTGATGATATGGGGCATTCATAACTTCTAGGCTAGTGTGGGGAATGAGGTTGAGAAGGGGCCAGTTAAGAGgataggccacagctgaggggaattaggTGGCCTAAGTAACCTGTGAAGGATGCtggagcccagctgagcaggagcacacagggctggtataaagccaggaagctggcagcagagaAGCAGTGCAGTGAGGAAGGCTGTAGTCATTCTCTGGGTATTAGAGGGGGAAAGGCGGAAACCCAGTGGCAGAGAAGCCCTGGGCATCCAAACCCTGAAGCAAGGGTTTACCAAGGAGGGTGGTGGAATGGTGGTGCAGCAACAGAGACAAAGGTGGAAAAGGCTAAGGGAAGACCCTAACAAATTTGGAGGTTGCAGGTTTTGCCTGCTGATTTGAGGGTCCCTGAGTTGGAACCAGGAGTAGAGGActggcccgggttcccctaccagccacaggGGAAGTGTCACAGTCACGGCAGTGGGCTTGGAGACTCCCTGAGACAATTTGTCctgtgggactttgataccctggcaGGGGGAAAACACCCAGTGACCTGGCCAAGGCCTGAAGAGGGAGCAGCCAAGCCAGGAAGAGGAAAGGGGCAGAGTCCCAGAGAGCGAGTGGGGCTGTGGCAAGAACGAGATGACAGAAGGGGGCATCGGAGCCGGAAGTAGGTTATCCCacgagcagccaggaggaggaaccCTAGGGGTGAGTGAACCCTGTGACAAGGCGTTATGGTGGGGGAAGTGACATGTTTGAGATGAGATGTAAACCCAGTGCCCCACGAACCTGCAGGCACATCGCTAATGACCCCATGTGGCTTTTTTGCAAGAATGGAGATGTCAACCCAGAATATGGGTTCAGAGAAGTGAGCATGGAAGTGGTTGTATTTCAAGGAAACTCACATCACATCATAGCACATTACAAACATGAGACTTTCTGtatttctctctgtttctctttcaTTCTTTTCTCTTGTTTTACAAAATATAAACCACTTTTGTGAGACTACATCAGTCACCGAGCAGCGTTTCTGTTGTACGGCAGAGTCGCATATTCCGTCTGAAATAGAACAAGGGAAAAGCCAATATAATTATTAATTCTTTGTATTAGAGCAGCACTTAGAAGCCCCAGTGGAGACCGAGGACCTGTTGTGCTGGGCTTTCCGCACACAtgcaaagagacagtccctaccccgaAGGGTTTATTGTCAAGATACACAAGGTcacaaagtgggggaggggagacagaagcACCATGAGCTAAAGGttgcccagcaggtcagtggctggaccaggaaaaaaaaaatcctgactcccagtccagtatcCTCTGCTAGTCCACGCTGCCGCCCGTACGGTAATATGCCTAATGAGACTCTACCATCTCATGCATTTAATTAACTGTCCTTCCAGAATGCCATAGCCAGACAGGGTGGGTGAGTTGTTCCTTTCCAATAATAAGAAAGGAACAATaaataaagagaaagaaataaTAAGTTGTTCCTTTCCAGCAGTTGTTCCTTTCCAATAAACCTACACAACACTTCCACTAGCAGGGCAGAGAGGAATAAATTCAAATAAGACTTCAGGAGGCAATGTGTAGATACTAGGGTAGGAAATTGGCCAGGACGCTGTCTCTAGCCACCTGTTGTTAATACTGTACCTTTCTGATGTGccaaaagctaaaaaaaaaaaaaaaaaagctgtgtacCTGTGGGATCTGCCTCATAGGTATTGGATTCCCTCTTTGCACAGCTCTCCCTGGTGGATGAAACAGACAAAGGGACAGTTATAGGGATGTGTGATGAGTGGCTGCTTCATAGCAGTCAGAGTTATGACTGAGTTACCTATGATGGGGCACTTCCTCCAAAGCAAGATCAACAGCTGGATGAGGAGAAGGATGAAAATACAGGGCAGCCCAGCGTAGAACACAATCCTACAGTCTCCAGCGTCTTGTCTCTCTGCAGAGTATAGAAAACTCCCATCAAAACAAACGGGCCCTGATCTGTACCTCCGACATAACATCATGGACAAAGGGAGGTCCTTTCCCCAAAGCTCCACACCCATTACTCTGTGCTCTGTAGCATGCTGCCCTTCTGTATGTGCAAAGGATAGGGTAAAGGGGCCGTGCAAAATGATGTGCCATGGGTATTctgtttctcctctctcccttcctccctcaatAATTCCTCTAAAGGCGGGCTCTTTGAGCTTCCTGGTCAGATTCCAGGTGgttccttttttccccagcacAGGTTTGTGGCAAATACCGAGGCAATTAGGAAATTAAATGGTCATTCAGCAGGCTGGGCACACCCGTCTGTGTCACCTGGAATTTGTTTGGTGGTTGAAGGGCTCGACTACACTTAAAAGCTTTGCCACTGGAACATTTCTGGCGTAACTCCTCCTGGCTCAGGAAcagaaataagctgtgctggtgTAAGGCACCTTTATCCCAGTATAACTGCGTCCACACTAAGGCTTTTACTGGCATAGCCATGTTGGCATGGGTGCCCTCTAGCTCCCCCTTGGCCACTCCAGGATAGTTCCCTACGTTCTATTcactagtgctttgtccagtcctaTTTACAGGGGCTTCCCGCCCTGTCTCTGGGCATCTGTTCCATTACTGGTTAGATTTCGCTGTCAGGAAGCTATTCCTGACATTCATCCTGCTGTTCCCTTTGTTGATTTCCTTCCTGCTGCTCCTAATTATTCTCCTTTGGCTCACCCCAAGTGACCCTTCTGTATCCTTGCTGTGATCACATGGAGCGGGAGGTTCAAGCTGCTTGACCAGAGGgatgttgattaatcacagtttactcacacgattaactcaaaacaattgcgattaaaaaaattaatcgcaattaattgcagttttaattgcactgttaaacaatagaataccaatggaaatttattaaatattttaaatatttttctacattttcaaatatactgatttcaattacaacaccataCAAGGTGTGCAGAACTCACACATATAATTTTTATTACCAatagttgcactgtaaaaatgatgagACACTATTTCAATTAATGtcatacgagtactgtagtgtaatctctttattgtgaaagtgcaacttacaaatatagatatttttttgttacataactgcactcaaaaacaaaacaatgtaaaactttagagcctacaagtccactcagtcctacttcttgtttagctaatcgctaagacaaacaagtttgtttacatttacaggagatactgctgcccgcttcttatttacaacgtcacctgaaagtgagaacgcattcgcatggcactgttgtagccggcattgcaaggtatttatgtgccagatatgctaaacagccatatgccccttcatgcttcagccactattccagaggacatgctttcatgctgatgatgctcgttaaaaaaataatgcattaattaaatttgtgtctCAACTCCTTGTCgggggagggagaattgtatgtctcctgctctgttttacccgcattctgccatatatttcctgtagtagcagtctcggatgatgacccagcacacattgttcattttaagaacacttacactgcagatctgacaaaacaaaagaaggtaccaatgtgagatttctaaagatagctacagcactcgacccaaggtttaagaatctgaagtgccttccaacatctgagagggatgaggtgtggagcatcctttcagaagtctttaaaaaagaatcactctgatgtggaaactacagaacccgaactaccaaaaaagaaaatcaaccttgtgctggtggcatctgactcagatgatgaaaatgaacatgtgttggtccacactgctttggattgttatcgagcagaacccatcatcagcatggatgcacgtcctctggaatggtggttgaagcatgaagggacatctgAATCTCTAGTGCATTTGGGACGTAAATATCTGCAACaccagctacagcagtgccatgcgaacacctgttctcactttcaggtgacattgtaaacaaaaaacgggaagcattatctcctgtaaatgtaaacagacttgtttgtctggacgattgactgaacaagaagtagggctgagtgggcttgtaggcgctaaagttttacattgtttggttgttgaatgcagttatttttgtacataattctacctttgtaagttcaactttcatgataaagagattgcactagaatacttgtattaggggaattgaaaaatattatttcctttgggttttttaccatgcaaatatttgtaataaaaaataaatatgaagtgagcactgtacactttgcattctgtgctataattgaaatcaatatatttgaaaatgtagaaaacatccacaaatatttaaataattggtgttctattattgtttagcaacACGATTATTTctgatcaatttttttaatcgcttgacagctaaACCAGAAACCCATTTCTTACCACCgagcatcaaaaaaaaaaaagggctttcagaagggctggggatggggaaggtgggTGATGGGGGAAGTGACTGTAACTGCCCCACAACTCAAGCACCCTCTCAGTGGTTACCCAAACCTCTCCTCGCTCCCATTAGATATCATTCACCTGAGCCATCCTGTCTGATTCTCTCTATTCCTCCAGCCTGCAGTAGATGTCGCTGACCCACGGTGAGGGATGTAGCATAAATGCCCAGGTAGGCAGGTTAGAGTGGATGATACAATACTGGACCTGTTTCCATGGAGACTGTAGCATTGATGCTTCTCTCCGTGCTGCTCTCCTTGGCCGTACAAGTGCAGATCGTCTCCTGGTTCCACGTCTCAGAAGGGATTGTCGTTAGGCTCCAAACACTAAAGACCCCGTTCCCGTCTATGGCTCCAGCATCCATCTGACCCTCAGACACCTGCTCCCCAGTGTCCCAGAGAACAGCACTCCAGGGAGGAATGAAATCAGAGAGCAGGCAAAGCAGAGGAATGACAGGGGAGAGCTCAGCATCCTCCGGGGCTGAGGGCACCAGAATGGAAAGTCTTGGCTGGGAGGCATCTAAAAGAGAGTTGAGTCACCGAAAATAGAGATTTGGAAAGATCTGTTAGCGGTAGCTCAGCTAGTCCAtacccagctcctgctcctgcccctgcccctgccccagccagtgcAGCATGTTTTAAATATCTAATGCTTTGTTTATTCCACTTTTCAATGTCTTATACTCCAGGGCATCCACCTTGGGAGACTCCACTGATCCATCGCTGCTCAGAAGTTTGTCCTGATATGATCTTTGTGGATTATTTACTGAGTGCCGACAGCATGTTCGGTTCAGTATGAAATTCAAAGGAAGAGCTGGTCAGTCTGGTGGTGAGGACacgagactgggagtcaggaggcctgagatccattcccagctccgtctctgacttgctgtgtgacctcggAGATGAGTTCACTTCCCGActcaatgcctcagtttccccaactgtaaactTAGTGAAATGATACTTAGTCACCTTTGCAAGGTGTTTTGAGATCTAGCTGTGAAAATCCTGATAGAGGAACCATTCTTACTTACACATAACTGTCAGGCTAAATTTTCCTATTACGTTCATCCTATTAGTGTGAGTTACAGCCTCTATTAGTGCCTGTAATAATTCCTtgccttcctttttattttgcacTCTTTGGTCTATTTGCACATAGTGTGGATCAAAACTATATAGATATTATTCGTTATAATTGAATTATTCTGTGCAGTtcatgctgagctgctggagacAATGAATAGTCCCCTGTATGAACAGGTGGGCGCAATCATTTAATAAAGCTTGGTGGATGCCTGGAAAAGAACTTGAGTAAAATTAAAGTCGTATAAGGTTAGCAGGGCAGCTGAAACATGCCCAGTGTTCTAGGCTCAGGCAGTTTCTGCAGGAATCATCACAAGTATGAATATCAAATCTGAATACTAATGTAACATCCCACCCCAGAAGGCAGGGAAATAACACCTAGCACTGATACGGTGCTTTttatctatagatctcaaagtgcttttacaCAGGACAGTCATTATCCCCATTACACAGATGAGGAATCTGAGATGCAGAGAAATTAAAGGTCAGATTTTCCAAAATgtccctgattttcaaaagctagGTTTTAActggagcattttaaaaatctggtaaTTTCTTTGGTCACTGAAACGGGAACTGCTGGGTGCTgacttcttttgaaaatcttgcctcaGTGCCCAGTGATtaaggaacagagcccaggtctcctgatttccACCCCAATGCCCTGGCTTACTGCCTGGACCATATTGCCTCTTTGCACAAATACCAATAGCTTAGAGCTGAAACAGGGAAGATTGGTCACAATCTTGCTAAAAAAGAGGATGATTTTTTCACATCTCCTAGCATTGGGATATCATTGTTCTGGGCCATTAGAAACTCACCTGTGACAATTAGTCTGGTCCCATTTCCGAAGTTGGGTTGTAGATACATAAAGGAAACGAGGCCACAGTAATAAACCCCGGAGTCATCTCTTTGTACGTTACGGATAATTAGAGAAAACGTGTTTGCCTCAGTGTTCACTTCACTTGAGTATTTTCCATCTGACGATGCAAACTCAGAACTCCGGTAAATCCACTGGAAACTTCCACTCTGTTCCTTGTACCACATTACACTCACTTCATCTTCTAATGTTTTACAGTGCAGCTGTGCAGTGTCCCCAGATTTCAGCCATACCTGGGCTGGGCTTTGCAGGATTTGTATCTCTTTTTCCGAGACAGTCACTGTACAGGGGAAGAAAGACGTGTGTTAATACAGTGAGCACTGGACAAGCCTGGGCTTTTGCAATATGCTATATAGAGCAGAGGGTCCAAGAATAACACAAAGCACATATTTGttaaagatttatttaaatttttctcTATTTCTAGCCATGTATTTTGTTAGGATTCATGTAGCCTGTGTGGGAATTAATGCAACGTAACAACAAAAATCAACCTCAGAGTTCAGACTTCCAGTGCCCTGCCCTAAACCCCAGACTACAAATGCCCACTCATGCTTACCCAAATCAATGATAAAAGACCTTCCTTTGACTAAATTTTACATGGGAGAGTCATTTATTAACTTAGCCATTTGTGTTTCAAATTCTATTTTTGATCATTCTGCAGAAAAATACATCAGCCTGTGTGTAATACATCAGcataggaaaaaaaaagtagatcCAGGACATTATCCAGAACCAGAAACTATTTTCAAGGGGTTTGTGCCTGG
The sequence above is a segment of the Chelonia mydas isolate rCheMyd1 chromosome 24, rCheMyd1.pri.v2, whole genome shotgun sequence genome. Coding sequences within it:
- the LOC119564057 gene encoding immunoglobulin gamma-1 heavy chain isoform X1, which produces MSHQTVGVILIYLQMTVSEKEIQILQSPAQVWLKSGDTAQLHCKTLEDEVSVMWYKEQSGSFQWIYRSSEFASSDGKYSSEVNTEANTFSLIIRNVQRDDSGVYYCGLVSFMYLQPNFGNGTRLIVTDASQPRLSILVPSAPEDAELSPVIPLLCLLSDFIPPWSAVLWDTGEQVSEGQMDAGAIDGNGVFSVWSLTTIPSETWNQETICTCTAKESSTERSINATVSMETERQDAGDCRIVFYAGLPCIFILLLIQLLILLWRKCPIIGRAVQRGNPIPMRQIPQVHSFFFFFFSFWHIRKVQY
- the LOC119564057 gene encoding immunoglobulin gamma-1 heavy chain isoform X2, with the translated sequence MSHQTVGVILIYLQMTVSEKEIQILQSPAQVWLKSGDTAQLHCKTLEDEVSVMWYKEQSGSFQWIYRSSEFASSDGKYSSEVNTEANTFSLIIRNVQRDDSGVYYCGLVSFMYLQPNFGNGTRLIVTDASQPRLSILVPSAPEDAELSPVIPLLCLLSDFIPPWSAVLWDTGEQVSEGQMDAGAIDGNGVFSVWSLTTIPSETWNQETICTCTAKESSTERSINATVSMETERQDAGDCRIVFYAGLPCIFILLLIQLLILLWRKCPIIGRAVQRGNPIPMRQIPQTEYATLPYNRNAAR